The sequence below is a genomic window from Brevibacillus agri.
GACAGCGCAACGGACAACCTGAACGGCAACTACTGGGACAACCTGCTCGGCCTCGATGTGGACGGCGACCACAAAAGCGATTTGCCGTATGAAATGAATCCGTTTTACCTCGGCCTGACAGACGCGATTCCCGCTTACCAGTTGTTTTTCCAATCGCCGGGCTTCGTCTTTCTGGAAAATCTGTTTACGAGCGGTGCAGGCAGCCCGATCCGGGACGAAACACCGCTGATGCCGACCTCTGCTGTCGTCTCTGCTAATGCCGAAACAGGCAGCAACTGGGGCGCAGGCATCCTTGGCCTTATTCTTTTGGCAGGAAGCTGTACATTCATTTACGTAGGAGTGAAAAAATCATGATGAATTTGAAAAAATGGGTGACCACACTCGGAGCAATCGCAGGCATCAGCCTGCTCATAGTCGGCTGCGGCAAGGAAGAAGCACAGCCTGTCGAGATCGCGGAAGGCGTGGACAAATGCGACATTTGCCACATGCACGTCCCGAACGATCACAACGCAACCGAAATCATTTTGAAAGACGGCAAGGCGCTCAAATTCGACGACATCGGCTGCCTGCACGAATGGACGGAACAGCACGGCACCGATGAAGTCGCGATGCAGTACGTCCGCGACTACTACACAGCGGAGTGGACAAAAGCCGAGCAGGCGACATTCGCCTATGACAAAGAGTTCAAAACGCCGATGAGCTACGGCATCTACTCGTTCAAAGACAAGGCGGAAGCGGAGAAATTCGTCGCGGAGCAAAAGAAAGGCGTCATCATGGACGCGGAAGGCCTGAAAAACCATACGTGGGAGCGCAGCATGAGCAAGCATATGAAAAAGGACGGGCATTCTTCGGAAGGCCCTTCCTCGGGCGGACATCAATCGGGCGACATGGAGAGCACCCCTGCGCACGGCAGCAGCACGACGACAACGACACACCACTAATAGAGGAAGTGGAGAGCCTTGCACATCAATCTGATCGCCAAACGGGAAGTGAAGGTAGGCTTCCGCAATCCGTGGTCCTACTCCTTCATGGCGCTGTTCTCCCTGTTTAGCCTGGGGCTGCTCATCATCCAGTCGCAGTCCTACATGAAAGGCTATACGTACACGACAGGCACCATGCTCAATCTGATCTTGTACCTGCTGCCGCTGATGACTATGCTGCTCTCCTCTTTTTCCCTCACGGCGGAAAAAGAGGAAGGGAGCTGGCAGCTTCTCTCCACCTACGCGATGACGACCTCGTCGTTTCTCGTGGGCAAATACGCGGGACAGGCGCTGGTGCTGATCGCCATCGTCAGCTTCGGCTACGGCGTCTCCGGCGTGGCTGGACTGTTGCTCGGAAAAAGCTTTGCCTTTTCCACCCTGCTGTTTTTGCTCGTCTTTTCCATCTGTCTCATTCTGCTGTTTTTAGGGATCGCCATGGTGATCGGCGCCTTGTGCCGCAACCGCTGGCAAGCTTTGACGATGGGCGTCAGCATCTGGTTCTTTTACATTTTGGCCTGGCCGACGCTGTTGATTTCCGTACTCAGCTTCGTACCTTATACGTGGATCAAGCCTTTGTTGCAGATTGTGACCTTTTTCAACCCGGCTGAATTTGTGCGGATTTACTCTGTGACCAGGCTGGGCGGCGGCGCGATCTTCGGCCCCGAATACTACAAGTGGATTTACTGGATTGACTCTGCGCTCGGCGACGTTTGCTTCGTCGCTCTCTGTCTGCTCTGGATTGGCGCGACCTTGTGGATTGCTACCCGGGCATGGGAAAGGAGGTAACACCGTGCAAAGCTTCGGACTTACCGTCGATCAGGTAAGCAAAACGATCAACGACAAAACGATTGTCCATCCTTTCAGCCTGCGCATCGAGCCTGGCGAAGTCGTCGCTCTGTGCGGCGGAAACGGCGCGGGCAAAAGCACGATCCTGCGCATGCTGGTCGGCATCCTCCGCCCCACTGCTGGCACGATCCAGCTCAACGGCCTGACCTGGGAGGAGCAGCGCGTCGAATACTTGCAGCAGATCGGGTATATGCCTGACCACTTCTCCTTCAGCGCTGGCCTGACCGCGCGAGAAACGTTGGAGTTTTACGCCGCCCTGCGCAACCGCACCGCCGAGGACGCCGACAGAATGCTGAAGGCGGTCGGCCTGCACGATGCCCGCAACAAGCGGGTGACGCACTTTTCCAAAGGGATGCAGCAGCGGCTGTTGTTCGCCCAGGCGATTCTGGCGAAGCCCGCGCTCGTCGTCCTGGACGAACCGACGAACGGCCTCGATCCTTACTGGATGGACGCCTTCGTCGACCTGGTGCGCGAGCTGCGGCTGGCGGGACAATCCGTCATCTTCTCGACGCACCAGCTCCAGGTCGCTGACGCGGTGGCGGACCGGGCGATTTTTCTCATGAACGGCCAAATCGTCCGCGACGACACGATTGGCAGCTACCAGAAGCAGTACGGGACCGTCGGCCTGTACGGCGCGTTTGCCGAGCTGGTATCGCGCGCGCATGCATAAATGAAAAAACACGAGAAAATTTTCTCGTGTTAATGAAGATTTGCCGGCACGACATAAATAAACATAATGATGTTTTCCAAAACCACTGACACATGGTATCAGTGGTTTTGAGCATCAAACTTCAACAACCGATAAGAGTTGTGCATAGTCCTCATAGGAATACTTACTCTTATCTCCGTAATGCTTACGTTCTGCCTCTAAAAGTCTCTCTTGAGGATTATCAGCAGTAGCAGCCCAATCCCTGATATATTTCCTCACTCGATCAGAAAATTGCAGTCCTCGTGTCTTATGTATCTTCCACGCTCGGACAACATTGACTTCCGGTGTTGGATTTTTCCATACAGCTTCATCATCCAGCAAAATATCCAGCACTTTATTATCTATAGCTTCCATGAAATGCGTACAGTCAAGGCTTTGCCACTGTAAATGGAAGCAAAGTGCATCAAAATTAAAAAAAACCCCTTTTGATATATTCTCAAAACACGGAACTAGTAAGCGTTCGCGAAAAGCCCAGTTAGTTTGTATTCCCCATATATCAAATTCAATCCCATCTACCTTTAGCTTATAGCCTCCAAAGCGATTTTTCTTATAAGACAAGCCCGAAAAAGCTGCCGAAAAATCCGTATGTGAGCTATCGACAATAATATCGTAATCACGTGGGGTTCTGTACTCAGCCAAGTCCCGCACTGCGCCGCCAATAAAAATTAAATCGCCATAGGAACTAAGGTCGTTTAGCAATCGATCTACTTGTGGGCTGACTTGTCTTAGCAGTTCAATCCTTTTTAGGATTACAACTGTCTGCTTATAGTCATCTTGAGCACATTTCCATGCCCCGCCCATAGGTAGCCCTCCTTACAATTTTATGCCCGATAGCTTTTGATACAATTCTAGCGCATAAGTGTCAGTCATGCCACAAACAAAATCTGTGACCAGCAATAATCGGTCATACAGACTAGGCGATTTATCCGCTTGAAGCGAGAACGGATACTTCTGCATAAGGTAACGATAGTTATCAGAGATCAGCATAAAGTTTTTTCCCTTCTCCGAGGGAGCAAATTCATCGTGGAACTTGAAGATATCTCTTTCCAATTCCTTTCCATCATAAATGTTATCGCTACTTACTGAACTCACAAAGATCTCTAGCAGCCCGCGGATAACTTTCCCTCCAACAAGCTCGCGTGTGATTATTTCCTGATTAGGAAAAATATAATTCTCTGCGAGGGTTCGAAACGCCTCCCTAACCTTTGCCGCTTTTGACTTCTCGAGAATCTCGTCATCAAATTCGCCATTTAAAATTTTATCGTGCGTAAGAAGGAACGTTTCAACTACTCCATGAATCATGAGTCCTTGCGCTTTAATCCGCAACTTCTGCACTGCGTTGTCCAAGCGATCTGAACGTCGTTCCTCAGTATT
It includes:
- a CDS encoding ABC transporter permease — encoded protein: MHINLIAKREVKVGFRNPWSYSFMALFSLFSLGLLIIQSQSYMKGYTYTTGTMLNLILYLLPLMTMLLSSFSLTAEKEEGSWQLLSTYAMTTSSFLVGKYAGQALVLIAIVSFGYGVSGVAGLLLGKSFAFSTLLFLLVFSICLILLFLGIAMVIGALCRNRWQALTMGVSIWFFYILAWPTLLISVLSFVPYTWIKPLLQIVTFFNPAEFVRIYSVTRLGGGAIFGPEYYKWIYWIDSALGDVCFVALCLLWIGATLWIATRAWERR
- a CDS encoding ABC transporter ATP-binding protein, whose translation is MQSFGLTVDQVSKTINDKTIVHPFSLRIEPGEVVALCGGNGAGKSTILRMLVGILRPTAGTIQLNGLTWEEQRVEYLQQIGYMPDHFSFSAGLTARETLEFYAALRNRTAEDADRMLKAVGLHDARNKRVTHFSKGMQQRLLFAQAILAKPALVVLDEPTNGLDPYWMDAFVDLVRELRLAGQSVIFSTHQLQVADAVADRAIFLMNGQIVRDDTIGSYQKQYGTVGLYGAFAELVSRAHA
- a CDS encoding nitrous oxide reductase accessory protein NosL — protein: MMNLKKWVTTLGAIAGISLLIVGCGKEEAQPVEIAEGVDKCDICHMHVPNDHNATEIILKDGKALKFDDIGCLHEWTEQHGTDEVAMQYVRDYYTAEWTKAEQATFAYDKEFKTPMSYGIYSFKDKAEAEKFVAEQKKGVIMDAEGLKNHTWERSMSKHMKKDGHSSEGPSSGGHQSGDMESTPAHGSSTTTTTHH